A DNA window from Anas acuta chromosome 4, bAnaAcu1.1, whole genome shotgun sequence contains the following coding sequences:
- the LRRC66 gene encoding leucine-rich repeat-containing protein 66 has protein sequence MDNLHLSIIAVVLYFNIPGLVGTKSQQLLNAHHHSDCRWDGKFSVNCSFAGLSAIPEDISQTALTADFSYNNITTLLCANGRNEDWMLKHLNLSNNLISELSITAFRNVPALETLNLNGNSINTLVLDIPTAAHASKTYGKVHHFLPALKVLLAERNYLNAVPRGLGLLQSLQSVHLSFNGILQIDQNDFQDCSQLKTIYLQNNKITTIHPDAFQGLNNLQVVDLRENALTTVLPQMIIHLNIFQLEVDLSSNSWIFNCRLNAFKHLIPFLSDSTRKKISTSYSKSANNSEKPLLYLSSFHLNCSEGILFKTAAIPAGQTSVLRCDTDNTRGNGVSWWTPKGRISEGSSLPHMTLDKWSSLVIHNAKKNAEGLYMCTFNTTKKYLIYNVQVKEQVSTSLVRKTRDTNPDFRQERAKVDFTLAICLSVFITFFCAFCLGVFARPYLARLWMCMHRNKSRGSEHTYSNEAFADETLRGERYTSQPPARQQNLSAIYENFSKRTRAVPADADHLYECITDSMVHTPNAEQYPNQNNKKIDMKKDPVLSDIRANSSNSEFMKFGQPSARTDNKNNREITPTKLISNDTSLWEHSQHANYEDVEKSRLPPIASRTNSNIYSIHIDSSDSDLSYAREVGIPLPRGQSHTSAQDSRNSEVGNSAEQMQSEITEPAPVSPERKGVVSHNEPLNVAKLMPGRQRWDGELGLNGNINITGDLGDLTLSRNCTRDTKTEDLSDYQKTENSPRAQYDRTTEGAAERGHIADFFGDSSSDEGTAFTMSDESSLEDFEPEQPGASSSLPAPQPSLEKADADSESVYCSARPEHPNTAAELEQARKNEDKHNVNLENATDGFRYYQLPRRYYESNTITAKEASPDTDKRSNRVNTSDSDSISSSQKVSESFDYFTSEESTIQNSISDSPRKHDTDFSSTSLSLKPSPSYARNTENAPEDTDLQLQFPIRPQHFPRSSPTEQKERAPEVSTEELTDGSSSESDHDERDITVRQNSSTSQNSSFTFAPIDIGLKETVKKAPLLHASIGSNESPLQSLLEDKTEKPFKFSSEKEDSLPHGEHGNRTKTWGYKMQSFNEEEYDEHVELQDSSSCSSPEEIQPRSVMADLLHIESSGKTEPAFNTEKHFQLDPSEEDAYSLSVPSSFFKGSLQHSSFPQKSAGDKTPRNTDSSEKEDGTTLPGLKNDSTTAVSLPNSSEKLTPKPQTRQGQFFAKKKRAFDGFAVMLRSTTDCSSPDTEV, from the exons ATGGATAACCTTCATTTGAGCATCATAGCTGTGGTCCTTTACTTTAACATTCCTGGATTGGTGGGAACCAAGTCACAGCAGCTTCTTAATGCACATCACCACTCAGACTGCCGGTGGGACGGGAAGTTCTCAGTGAATTGCTCTTTTGCTGGACTATCTGCTATTCCAGAAGATATATCACAAACAGCACTAACAGCTGACTTCAGTTACAACAACATCACAACTTTACTGTGCGCCAACGGGAGAAACGAAGACTGGATGCTAAAACATCTGAATCTCAGTAACAACCTGATTTCTGAACTCTCCATAACTGCTTTTAGAAATGTACCTGCTTTAGAAACTCTAAACCTCAACGGTAATTCTATCAACACCCTTGTGCTAGACATCCCTACAGCTGCACATGCTTCTAAAACGTATGGAAAAGTCCATCACTTCCTGCCTGCTTTGAAAGTGTTGTTGGCTGAAAGAAATTATCTCAATGCAGTTCCAAGAG GGCTAGGACTGCTGCAATCCTTACAGTCTGTCCATCTGTCATTCAATGGCATACTACAGATTGACCAGAATGACTTTCAGGACTGCTCACAGCTGAAAACCATCTACCTACAGAACAACAAGATAACTACAATTCATCCAGATGCCTTCCAGGGTCTCAACAACTTACAG GTCGTGGATCTCCGTGAAAATGCTCTGACAACAGTCCTACCGCAGATGATAATCCATCTGAACATCTTTCAACTTGAGGTGGATTTGTCAAGTAATTCCTGGATATTTAACTGCAGACTGAATGCTTTCAaacatttaattccttttctttctgactccacgaggaaaaaaatcagtacttcATACAGTAAATCTGCCAACAACTCCGAGAAACCTCTACTGTACCTTTCCAGTTTCCATCTGAACTGCAGCGAGGGCATTTTGTTCAAGACGGCTGCAATCCCAGCAGGGCAGACATCAGTGCTACGCTGTGACACGGACAACACAAGGG gcaATGGAGTCTCTTGGTGGACACCTAAAGGCAGGATTTCAGAAGGAAGTAGTCTTCCTCACATGACACTGGATAAATGGAGCAGTTTAGTAATACacaatgccaaaaaaaatgctgaaggatTATATATGTGTACTTTTAATACAACAAAGAAATACCTCATCTACAACGTACAGGTGAAAGAACAGGTTTCAACATCTTTGGTTAGAAAAACCCGGGACACGAACCCTGATTTTAGACAAGAAAGAGCAAAGGTGGACTTTACCCTGGCCATCTGCCTCTCTGTGTTCATTACGTTTTTTTGCGCTTTTTGCCTGGGTGTTTTTGCTAGACCCTACCTTGCGCGCCTGTGGATGTGcatgcacagaaacaaaagtaGAGGTTCGGAGCATACTTATTCCAATGAAGCTTTTGCAGATGAAACCCTGAGAGGAGAGCGCTATACAAGCCAACCCCCAGCCAGGCAGCAAAACCTGTCCGCTATTTATGAAAATTTTTCAAAACGCACACGCGCTGTTCCTGCAGACGCTGACCATTTGTATGAGTGTATCACTGACAGCATGGTGCACACACCGAATGCTGAACAGTacccaaaccaaaacaataagAAGATTGACATGAAGAAAGACCCAGTGCTTTCAGACATCAGAGCTAATTCCAGCAATTCCGAATTTATGAAGTTCGGACAACCTTCTGCAAGGACagataacaaaaacaacagggaaataacaccaacaaaattaataagCAATGATACTTCATTATGGGAACACTCACAACATGCAAATTATGAAGATGTAGAGAAGAGCAGGCTCCCTCCTATAGCCAGCAGAACGAATTCCAACATTTATTCGATTCACATTGACTCTTCAGATTCAGATTTATCCTACGCAAGAGAAGTTGGCATTCCACTTCCCAGAGGACAATCCCACACAAGTGCACAGGATTCCAGGAACAGCGAGGTGGGAAACAGCGCTGAGCAGATGCAGTCTGAAATTACAGAGCCTGCACCAGTCTCTCCTGAAAGAAAAGGTGTCGTTTCACATAATGAACCCCTAAACGTGGCAAAACTTATGCCTGGAAGGCAAAGATGGGATGGAGAACTTGGTCTAAATGGCAATATAAATATAACCGGTGATCTCGGAGACTTGACTTTATCTAGGAACTGTACGAGAGATACAAAGACTGAGGATTTAAGTGACTaccaaaaaacagaaaactctcCTCGTGCACAGTACGACCGCACAACAGAAGGTGCTGCTGAGCGAGGTCATATAGCAGATTTCTTCGGTGACAGCTCCTCAGATGAAGGGACTGCGTTCACAATGAGTGATGAGAGCTCCTTAGAAGATTTTGAACCGGAACAacctggtgccagcagcagcctgccagccCCTCAGCCGTCACTAGAGAAAGCTGATGCTGACAGTGAAAGTGTTTATTGCTCAGCACGGCCAGAGCACCCAAACACTGCTGCTGAACTTGAGCAAGctagaaaaaatgaagacaagcaCAATGTAAATCTTGAAAATGCTACCGATGGGTTCAGATACTATCAACTACCACGTCGCTACTACGAGTCAAATACTATCACGGCTAAAGAAGCATCACCTGACACTGATAAACGTAGCAATCGTGTAAACACATCAGATTCAGACTCAATTAGTTCAAGTCAAAAAGTTTCTGAATCATTTGACTATTTTACCAGTGAAGAGTCAACCATACAAAACTCTATTTCAGATTCTCCCCGCAAACATGATACAGACTTTAGTAGCACATCACTTTCATTAAAACCTTCTCCCTCATAtgcaagaaatacagaaaatgctcCTGAGGACACTGACTTGCAGCTGCAGTTTCCCATTCGGCCACAGCATTTCCCCAGATCCAGTCCCACTGAACAGAAAGAGCGTGCACCAGAGGTAAGCACAGAAGAGCTCACGGATGGGAGCTCCTCAGAAAGTGATCATGATGAAAGGGACATTACAGTACGACAAAACAGCAGTACTTCCCAGAACAGTTCTTTTACTTTTGCTCCCATTGATATTGGTTTGAAGGAAACTGTTAAAAAAGCACCACTACTGCATGCCAGCATAGGCAGCAATGAATCGCCTCTTCAATCCCTGCTGgaagacaaaactgaaaaaccTTTTAAGTTTAGCAGTGAGAAAGAAGACTCATTACCACACGGTGAGCATGGGAACAGAACTAAGACTTGGGgatataaaatgcaaagttttaATGAAGAGGAGTATGATGAACATGTAGAATTACAGGATAGCAGTAGCTGTAGCTCTCCTGAAGAAATACAGCCTCGTAGTGTTATGGCAGATTTGCTGCATATTGAATCTTCTGGGAAAACAGAGCCAGCCTTCaacacagaaaagcatttccagTTGGATCCAAGTGAAGAGGATGCATATTCCTTATCAGTCCCATCCAGTTTCTTTAAGGGAAGCCTACAGCACAGCTCATTCCCACAAAAGAGTGCAGGAGATAAAACCCCCAGGAACACTGATTCCAGTGAGAAGGAGGATGGCACTACCTTGCCAGGACTGAAGAACGATTCTACAACAGCTGTCAGCCTCCCAAATTCAAGTGAAAAACTCACTCCAAAACCTCAGACCAGACAGGGCCAGTTTTTTGCTAAGAAGAAAAGAGCATTTGACGGATTTGCAGTCATGTTGCGAAGCACAACAGACTGCAGCAGTCCAGACACAGAAGTGTAA